One genomic window of Bactrocera dorsalis isolate Fly_Bdor chromosome 4, ASM2337382v1, whole genome shotgun sequence includes the following:
- the LOC125778119 gene encoding uncharacterized protein LOC125778119 produces the protein MDTNKTNNNNNNNKDLRQQKRRTDTDNEKETDAALGKSGRGARRKVNFMDILSPDERELFVEHAKEDSDDTPSCSCAHLAKRPAAAAAATSTAKTPAVRRSGSDSEESHRAEPDGARRRRRRRRRGGQRPLPEAGKPGGCDDPKRRGMSGAIMRWYLRYLREGKTPEAAEAMARSRGKGSSAPPAKERVNTGSARAEGSGTSNRPVGATLTARRGDGRAMPSETYAQTAKRSSGQITPQEPPSSKRSRGNGNKETGSQQSEPAPHRVEEGRRRYADAVKGLRMAVLPQNYPAEALKPEELTELQNLLLDEVFRGENFAASFLGVEFKGGMLQVECKNERSANWLREFAPKLGGWKGPALCARRAEDLPVMHSMTMFLPRSDDKPYEYALGLVKNQNLGLSISSWRVASSKMEEIGGMKGWRLNLYIDDESYKYVRAEGFRLYYRFSTVIMRPHRSAATGSKGAAMPAKQEGESIEKQAASLAAPEAVPMQVDEVADQPCESGTERAVPATTTDVPVEDHCDQGAQLPSTQELLDGLGDPLDGGDIDGGEEGVPFLEPVL, from the coding sequence ATGgatacaaacaaaacaaacaacaacaacaacaataacaaggaTTTAAGGCAACAAAAACGGAGAACGGACACGGACAACGAGAAGGAAACTGATGCAGCGCTAGGCAAATCCGGTCGAGGAGCCAGACGGAAGGTGAACTTCATGGATATTCTCTCGCCGGACGAACGGGAGCTATTTGTGGAGCATGCCAAGGAGGATAGCGACGACACGCCCTCATGCAGTTGTGCTCACCTGGCAAAAAGGCCTGCGGCCGCAGCAGCAGCCACGAGCACCGCCAAGACCCCCGCCGTAAGGCGGAGCGGGTCGGACTCGGAAGAGTCACATCGGGCAGAGCCTGATGGTGCGCGCAGAAGGAGAAGGAGGCGCAGAAGAGGTGGGCAACGCCCTCTCCCAGAAGCTGGTAAGCCCGGAGGGTGCGATGACCCAAAAAGGAGGGGTATGAGCGGCGCCATTATGAGGTGGTACCTACGGTACCTGCGAGAGGGGAAGACTCCTGAAGCGGCGGAAGCTATGGCCAGAAGCAGAGGCAAAGGGAGTAGCGCACCCCCAGCAAAGGAGCGTGTCAACACCGGGTCAGCTCGCGCGGAAGGCAGCGGTACCAGTAACCGTCCGGTTGGTGCCACACTGACCGCACGGCGTGGTGATGGTAGGGCAATGCCCTCTGAAACGTATGCCCAAACAGCGAAGCGGAGTAGTGGCCAAATCACGCCGCAGGAGCCCCCCAGCTCCAAAAGGTCTAGGGGCAACGGAAACAAGGAAACCGGTAGTCAACAATCAGAACCGGCTCCCCACCGGGTGGAGGAGGGGCGGCGCAGGTATGCGGACGCCGTTAAAGGCTTGCGCATGGCTGTGCTGCCTCAGAACTACCCGGCGGAGGCGCTGAAGCCGGAGGAGCTTACCGAGCTCCAGAACCTCCTCCTGGACGAGGTCTTCAGAGGAGAGAACTTCGCGGCGTCCTTCTTGGGGGTGGAGTTCAAAGGAGGCATGCTGCAGGTGGAGTGTAAAAACGAGAGGTCTGCCAACTGGCTGCGGGAGTTTGCACCAAAGCTGGGAGGCTGGAAAGGCCCTGCCCTATGCGCGAGGAGGGCGGAGGACTTGCCCGTCATGCATAGCATGACAATGTTCCTCCCCAGAAGTGATGACAAACCCTATGAGTACGCGCTAGGTCTGGTGAAAAACCAGAACTTGGGGCTTAGCATCTCATCCTGGCGCGTTGCGAGCAGCAAGATGGAAGAAATAGGTGGAATGAAGGGATGGAGGCTGAACTTGTACATTGACGACGAGTCGTACAAGTACGTCCGGGCAGAAGGCTTCCGCCTGTATTACAGGTTTAGCACGGTGATTATGCGGCCCCACAGGTCCGCAGCCACCGGGAGCAAGGGAGCAGCAATGCCCGCGAAGCAGGAAGGAGAGAGCATCGAAAAGCAGGCCGCGTCCTTGGCGGCCCCGGAAGCAGTGCCGATGCAGGTGGATGAGGTGGCGGATCAGCCCTGCGAAAGTGGGACTGAGAGGGCAGTGCCAGCAACGACCACCGACGTCCCTGTAGAGGACCACTGCGACCAGGGAGCACAGCTCCCCTCAACACAGGAACTCCTAGACGGGCTAGGTGACCCATTGGATGGTGGCGATATAGACGGCGGGGAAGAGGGAGTACCCTTCCTCGAACCGGTTTTATGA